The genome window CAGTGATGAATATGATGTGGGGAGGGTGGTCGTCCACTTCCAGACCTGATCAATCAAATAACTCTATGATGAATTTTGGTTTTATGTCTTTTGGCTGGATTTTTATGATCTTGTGGTGGGTTTTGATCATTGCTGGCATTGTTGCAATTATCAAATGGCTTATGGCACAATCTCGCAGTGCCCACGATCACGAAAAATCTCCGCTTGAAATTTTGAAGGAACGTTATGCCAAAGGGGAGATTGATAAAAAGGAATTTGAGGACAAGAAAAAGGATTTAAATTAATATTCAAGTCCATAAAATGGCAAAACAAAAGAGGCCGCGAAGCGGCTTCTTTTTATAACAAAAACCACCGGCGTCAGCAGGTGTGTGCGCCTGCCTACTGGCAGGACCAGGCCCGTCCGTCTCCGCCGTCTGGCGGATACGGCGAGGCAAGCAAGTCCGGAATGACAAACAGGCAGAGATAATCAATTAAGACAGATGAGGAATTACATCAAAAACCAAGACACACATAGGACGAATTCCAACCAGCTATCTTTTCTAAAGTCGCAGGCTATGCGAGGAAATTTAGGTCACTCGAATTGCCCTATTGTCCTGGCTATGTGAGTCTGTTCGACACTGAATTCTCTTGGCCGAGCGGGCGGAGTGATGTTGAAATTTATCTGAAGACCGGATGGTCATTGTTTTTTGCCGGTATTTCTTTTTCCATTAATGCATCTGTATATTTTTCTCCGTTTCTTTCTTTCTCAATAGTGCCGATCTTCTCGAACCCGAAGTGCTTATATATCGGCTCTCCGAGAGGACTTCCCTCAAGAATGATCTTTTGCAATCCATGCTCCTTGGCAAATTCTTCCAATTTATTGAACAGGAGTCTTCCGATGCCGGCACCCTGATGTTCCGGATGGACAAAGAACGTTCTTAACTGATTGTCTTTTATTCCGATAATGCCCATTATTGATCGTTTCTCATCTTCTTCAGCTACAAAGAGGTCCATGTCCTTAATTCTATTTTCGAGTTTATCAACACTGTATTTATCGCAAAATCCCGCTATTAATTTTTCGGAGTATAGCGTTTTAAAGGATTCTTTAATTGACGAGATTATCATTTCGCTGGTTTGCTGATAATCTCTTGGTTCGATCTTGCGGATATTGATCATAATGAAGATAATTCATAAATGCCAAATTCAGATAAATACTAATAATATTTTATATCTTTACCGGCAGTTATGCAATTACAATGAATCCAAATCCCTTTTCGGTCCCATTCCCTTTCTAAATAACAAAATTCTATACTTTTAGTATAGAATTTTGTTAGGAAGTCGCCTATGCAGACCTACTTGGCGGACTTCGTCACGCCATAGGTCCGCTTCGGCGGACCGAAGGCGGAGAGGGAGAGATTCGAACTCTCGGAGTCCTTGCGGGCTCAACACCTTAGCAGGGTGCTGCTTTAAACCACTCAGCCACCTCTCCGGATTAGCTTCTCAGGTCTTGGCTTTTTAGCATCTTAAGTCTGCAAATTCGTAAATTTAAATCGGTATTTTCTAAAAAGCTACAACCTAATAAGCTACAAACTACCTAAATAACATAGCATTATGTTTCTGATTTGGCAAGAATTATGGCATTGATCATAGAAAAAGAGATCCTGATGATCTCTGTTGTTATATTTCGATTATTTCATCGACTATACCCCTTTCTCTTGCTTCTTCGGCGGTAAATATTATTCCTTCGCGCGTAATTTTCTGTAATTCCTGCTCGCTGAAATTCATTTTTTTATAGAGTGCCTCGAATTGTTTTTTTTGCATATTCATTAATTCAACGCTCTCTTCCATATCGTATGGTCCGCTTTGTTTATTTGTAAGTTGCCATTGTATCCGGTGGAACAGGAAGTAGGTTTCGGAAGTGCAGATCCTTTTTTTCCCGCTGAGAAAAACGACAGTTGCGGAGGATGCGATCATGGACAGACCTACAACGGTTAAGTCGATTTTATTCAGCTTTACCCATTTATAGAAAGCTAGGCCTGTTTCAGATTGTCCGCCGCCGCTTTGCAGATACATTTTGAAAGTCGCTTTTTTGTTTTTTTTCAGCGCTTGCTGTATTTGCTCAATTATCTTACCTAACTTATCTTCCTTAATCTCACCTATCCAGTTTAAAATTACTTCCTTTGGTTTATCTTTTGTTTTTGTCATTTATTATCACCTTTTATGCTTTGTGTCGTTTATTCTGATGAAAAGAATATCACCCCACAATCTATCTCATGTTAAACGCTATGTCAATACGTTTATGTATGGCAGGGGAAAAATGTCTTCCTGGGAATATGAAAAATTCGAGATAGATTTCGGTTCACGATCTATCGAATGATGTTGATTTATTCGATCATTGTCAGTAATAAAAAAAGACGATCGTTTTCGTCTTGATTTGCTGTATATTGTTCTGAATTGCTTATAATTCCGCGCCACATTCGGGGCATTCAGACAGGCCTGGGCTGATCATTTCGTGGCACTGCCAGCATTCGACTTTGCCCGGCCCGGGCAGCATATTGTAGACTGCTCTTGCTCCTGCATCTTGCATGTCGTTTAGGGGACCTTTTCCGCCTCCCATATATTTCACTCCTTTGTGTTTTAAAAAGAACTCATTTAGCCAAATAGCTTCTATTTAACCATCGCTCTTCCTCATCTATATTAATTTACACGCCATATACTGTCAATGAAAAGTGTTTAATTGTATTCAGCTATTGACAAAACACGATAAAAGGTATATAATGGTCTCGAGTTTGAGCGATAAAAGTAAAAATGAAGATTTATTGGTCTGGACCAGTGTAATAAATTATCATGATCCAGGCTAAGAAATGATCTGATGCCGAAAAAGAGGTGACGTAAATGAAAAAAATAGGAAATATAGCAGTATCCATAGCAATGATATTAATTGTTATGGCAGGCAGCATAGGCCAGGTATCGGCAGATGAAAATACAAAGACAAAAATTACCATCAGTTTTGATATGGGAGATCAGAATAAAATTACATATTATGATGATGGTATCAGTCTAAAAGGCGGCGGCGGAAAGGTCGGTGGAGCAAGAATAGGCGGCGGAAAGATTGGTGGAGGAAAAGTTGGCGGAGCAAAGGCTCCTTCAAAAATATCTCCGCCTCCAAAGGCGAATCCCGCAAAGAATGTAAAGGCTGCGAATAATATTGCCGGCGAGCGATCGACAGGGAGCGTAAAAGGAGTTGGCTCGAGCCAATATAATAGATACAGGCCAAGCCCGCTGAGTCCCGACTATTACAGTGCAAGAAGGTTTGACAGTCCTGCACCATCGCATTCATTCTTTGGTCCAATACCCTGGTGGTATTATCCAATACTCTTCCACAACTCAAACTCAGGAAGCTATAATACAGGCGGGAATGCCGCATACAACCAGAGCTCAAACAGCAGCTCGTGGAAATAGGAATCAAGGAAGCATAAAAATATATAATTTGCTTTCTTTTTTTATATGGCATCATATGGTCTCGCAATCTGCCGCGGTGCGGATCTGCTAAGTTCAAATAATTGACAAAACGAAATGCTCATGTTTACATATGTGCAAGCTGAAAGATCAAACAGCTTTTTGAAAACCTGGAGGAATAATATGGAAAATAGTCAGACAGAAGTGCCAATGACCATAACCGGCGCGATGGCAAAAGCGGACAAAATTCTCGGACCGCACAGGAAATGGGATCCCGCGAACGGCAAACAGAAGTATTTTATCGAAAAACTGTTCGAGCCGTGCAGGATCGGAGTCGAGAACATAAAAGAGATCGAAAGCATCGCTTCCGGAAATGCAGAAGAGATCAATATGTTTCTGAGAGCAAGGGGATCAAGTTCGACCATAAAGCCTCTTGCAAGAGACGAGATCGGGATCGCAAGTATTCTGGATATACTTGTCGAATGGATAGAAGAAGGGAAAAATGTGGATATCATCACTCCTGATAAGAAGAAATATAAAGGAGTCCGCATTGATGAGAAAGGCGTATGGTTCTACAGAACAAAGAAGCATAATCATCCAATTGCGCGCCTTAAGACAAAAACTGAGGACCGGGTCTATATGACCATGCTGGACGAAACAGGCGTGAAGTTCACATCGGGCGGATTCAGTCTTCACAAGAAGATCAGCGCAATGATGCGCGATATCGATGACTGCGACGATTTTGGAGGAATTAAATTTCCGAAAGTCGATCTGGACCAGGAAGAGGACATGGGCTGGCTGGTCGGCATCAACACGATGTCATCGAGAGGAGACCCTGCTGCCATTGCACAGGCATATCAGAGGAACAGGCTCAGAATAAATGAATTCGGAGCAAGATTCCAAAGCGAATTTCGCGGCATGATCGTGCTTGGCGCGACAATGCACGAGCGGAAACCCGACCATATCATCGACAGGCCTTTCCTTTGCTGGATAGTGAAGAAAGGAGCCGATAGTCCTCTGTTCGTTGCCTATGTGGCCGAGAAGAATTGGAAGGACCCCGGAGATATACGAAGATAGGTAGATAAAGCTGCGGCAAAAAAATGTCGCAGATTTTTTAAAAGATCGTAACGTGTCGTTCTGATGCATCGTTCTGTTTTGCGT of Candidatus Paceibacterota bacterium contains these proteins:
- a CDS encoding GNAT family N-acetyltransferase translates to MINIRKIEPRDYQQTSEMIISSIKESFKTLYSEKLIAGFCDKYSVDKLENRIKDMDLFVAEEDEKRSIMGIIGIKDNQLRTFFVHPEHQGAGIGRLLFNKLEEFAKEHGLQKIILEGSPLGEPIYKHFGFEKIGTIEKERNGEKYTDALMEKEIPAKNNDHPVFR
- a CDS encoding ATP-dependent Clp protease proteolytic subunit yields the protein MTKTKDKPKEVILNWIGEIKEDKLGKIIEQIQQALKKNKKATFKMYLQSGGGQSETGLAFYKWVKLNKIDLTVVGLSMIASSATVVFLSGKKRICTSETYFLFHRIQWQLTNKQSGPYDMEESVELMNMQKKQFEALYKKMNFSEQELQKITREGIIFTAEEARERGIVDEIIEI